The following are from one region of the Arachis duranensis cultivar V14167 chromosome 10, aradu.V14167.gnm2.J7QH, whole genome shotgun sequence genome:
- the LOC107470705 gene encoding uncharacterized protein LOC107470705 — protein MNHPWRHNKRSFNGKTELKSPPQLLEGSTVFDILQEVDNSFGKKQKRSKNGISNWKKWSIFFDLPYWKSNMFRHNLDVMHIEKNIGYSIIGTLLDILGKTKDHAAARFDLKDMEKKISGYKAHDAHFMLHYLLQVPIKSILPDHVAIALVRLCSFFHRICQKVISLDEVVNLEAEIAETLCQLERIFAPSLFDIMVHLPIHLANKVTLGGPVQYRWMYPVEQYMCTLKSYVRNRSRPEGSITEGYLANECINFCTRYLHEDVQTRFNRIPRNNDECVSDEDVPRWAKGLVRGPNQVAKRFSGYIINGYRFHTRHRDVRRKTQNSGVTLEALTPSFASVKYKNPIEAKVAYYGRIVDMFELDYYGQFKVVLFKCEWYTVAKDNFGLSYVYFNKKCYQEEPFMLASQVNQCFYVKDPYVRDKHYVMKTIPRDLFRVSDDLESDSPIIYAREPCAPPFTLRPSPFTFAFVTLRH, from the exons ATGAATCATCCATGGAGGCATAACAAAAGATCTTTCAATGGAAAAACTGAACTCAAGTCTCCACCGCAGTTGTTAGAAGGTTCAACTGTATTTGATATATTGCAAGAGGTAGATAATTCTTTTGGAAAGAAGCAAAAGAGATCAAAGAATGGCATATCAAATTGGAAAAAATGGTCAATCTTTTTTGATTTACCATATTGGAAGTCCAACATGTTTAGACACAACCTTGATGTCATGCACATAGAGAAGAATATAGGTTATAGTATAATTGGAACTCTTTTAGATATTCTCGGAAAGACGAAAGATCATGCAGCTGCTCGTTTTGACCTTAAAGACATGG aaaagaagattTCTGGTTACAAGGCCCATGATGCTCATTTCATGTTGCATTACTTGTTGCAAGTACCAATCAAGAGCATACTTCCTGACCATGTTGCCATCGCTCTAGTTCGATTATGTTCATTTTTTCACCGAATATGTCAGAAAGTAATTAGCCTAGATGAGGTAGTTAACTTAGAAGCAGAGATTGCTGAGACATTATGCCAATTGGAGAGGATTTTCGCTCCTAGCCTTTTTGACATAATGGTGCACTTGCCTATTCATTTGGCAAATAAGGTGACGTTAGGTGGTCCAGTTCAATATCGTTGGATGTACCCCGTTGAACAGTATATGTGCACACTAAAATCGTATGTTCGTAATAGAAGTCGTCCAGAAGGATCCATTACCGAAGGATATTTAGCGAATGAGTGTATCAATTTTTGCACAAGATATTTGCATGAAGATGTTCAGACAAGATTTAATAGAATCCCTCGGAACAACGATGAGTGTGTTTCAGATGAG GATGTGCCTCGTTGGGCAAAAGGGTTGGTTAGGGGTCCAAATCAAGTTGCAAAAAGATTTTCAGGTTATATTATCAATGGGTATAGGTTCCATACAAGGCACCGTGATGTGAGACGTAAAACTCAAAATAGTGGTGTCACATTAGAGGCATTGACTCCTAGTTTTGCTAGTGTGAAATATAAGAACCCAATTGAAGCAAAAGTAGCCTACTATGGTAGAATAGTTGATATGTTTGAGTTAGATTATTATGGCCAATTTAAGGTAGTCTTGTTTAAGTGTGAGTGGTATACAGTTGCAAAAGACAACTTTGGTCTTTCATATGtgtatttcaataaaaaatgctaccaagaagaaccatttATGCTAGCATCTCAAGTAAACCAATGCTTTTATGTGAAAGACCCATATGTTAGGGACAAGCACTATGTTATGAAAACAATTCCAAGAGATTTATTTAGGGTAAGTGATGACCTTGAGTCTGATTCCCCCATAATATATGCAAGGGAGCCATGCGCTCCTCCCTTCACCCTTCGCCCTTCGCCCTTCACCTTCGCCTTCGTCACTCTTCGTCACTGA